From the genome of Scytonema hofmannii PCC 7110, one region includes:
- a CDS encoding DMT family transporter, producing the protein MNDRSLYLAAALIGGAVLPVQVALNTLLRRYVGQPMQVTFISYLAGTLASLAICFFARYPSPSWALLSQTSWWMWVGGCLGTLYVWSTIFATPKIGAALTLALTIAGQMIAALFLDHYGAIGLTRYPASPLRIAGIMFVIIGVSLVAAAKK; encoded by the coding sequence ATGAATGATAGAAGTCTTTACTTAGCAGCAGCACTTATTGGTGGCGCTGTGTTACCTGTTCAGGTTGCTCTTAACACTCTTCTGAGACGTTATGTTGGTCAACCAATGCAAGTCACTTTTATTTCATATCTTGCTGGCACTCTTGCATCGCTTGCTATTTGTTTCTTTGCCCGCTATCCAAGTCCTAGTTGGGCTTTACTATCTCAAACCTCTTGGTGGATGTGGGTAGGGGGTTGTTTGGGAACTCTCTATGTCTGGTCAACTATTTTTGCCACACCTAAAATTGGAGCAGCACTGACATTGGCACTAACAATTGCCGGACAGATGATTGCAGCGCTTTTTCTGGATCATTATGGTGCGATTGGGTTGACTAGATATCCAGCTAGCCCATTACGTATTGCAGGCATCATGTTCGTGATTATTGGGGTTTCTTTGGTTGCTGCTGCTAAAAAGTAG
- the msrA gene encoding peptide-methionine (S)-S-oxide reductase MsrA, translated as MDLATFGAGCFWGVEAAFRKVKGVVSTSVGYMGGHFPNPLYLDVLSRITGHAEVVQVEYDPQQVSYDELLEIFWNIHDPTTLNRQGPDRGEQYRSVIFFYNAQQEETAKHSKAKQQQSSRFDKDIVTEIVPAGEYYLATPEHQQYLEKKGRAE; from the coding sequence ATGGATTTGGCAACGTTTGGTGCTGGTTGTTTTTGGGGTGTAGAAGCGGCATTTCGTAAGGTAAAAGGTGTTGTCTCAACCTCAGTTGGCTACATGGGGGGTCATTTTCCCAACCCTTTGTATCTGGACGTGTTATCAAGAATAACAGGTCACGCTGAGGTCGTACAGGTAGAGTATGACCCGCAACAGGTGAGTTACGACGAGCTGCTAGAGATATTTTGGAATATTCACGACCCTACAACACTTAACCGTCAAGGACCAGATCGAGGTGAACAGTACAGGTCTGTTATCTTTTTTTACAATGCTCAACAAGAAGAAACTGCGAAACACTCAAAGGCAAAGCAACAGCAGTCAAGCAGATTTGATAAGGATATAGTAACGGAGATTGTTCCTGCAGGTGAATATTACTTAGCGACTCCAGAGCATCAGCAGTATCTTGAGAAAAAGGGACGCGCTGAATGA